The segment TGGCCAGCAGTTCGGTGATGCCCAGCAGGGTGTTGTCGAGGAGCGGTTCGAGCCGCCAGTAACGCAACTGCGCGGCGACGATCCGGCGTACCTGCTGAATCCGGGACGGCAGTGCCTCCAGCTCAAGGGCGCACTGTCGGGTGGTGGCTTCGGTGATCACGGCTGCGACTCCCTCCGCGGTGGGAGCGCGTAGGAGCGCGTCCTGCCCGCATGGAATGGGAACACTGTGCGAGATTGCCTAGAGTGACTGCTGCAGTACTCCGTGATGCGCTACCAGAGTCACCCCGATGGCGGCGATCCGCAACTCACCGGATCCGGCCAGATACTCTCAGTGCTGCGCGACCCGCTGCCGGGCCCGCTGCAACGTCTCCACGAAACGTGAGGCCGAAGCCGCCCCCTGGCGGCGCAGCGACAGCAGATAGCCGGTACCGTTCACGGTCGCCAGCGTGCTCCTGCGCAGTGCGAACGGCGTCCGGATCGCGTGCACTTCCTCCACCGGGGCACTGTCGATCTCCCGGCCCCGGCTGGTCAGCAGCACCAGCCTGCCGTCGCGGATCAGGACCTGCCCGGCGCGGGTCAGCGAGCTCAGCCGCCGCCCGATCCGCACCCCGCTCGCACTGAACTCCGGCTCGGCCATGGGTCCGCCCTCCTACGTCTGCGATCAGTCTGCCCTCTCGGCGGGTGCTTCCACCAGCCTTGCCTATGATCGGGGCCATGGAGCAGACCGAGAACGGCGACTGTACGAGCACGTCAACAGCCCTGCCGGTGGCCGTCGCCACCGTCGATGTGAACCGCGCCGACCCCGATTACCGCGCCTGGCTCAAAGAGGCCGTCCGCAAGGTCCAGGCCGACGCCAACCGCTCCGCCGACACCCACCTGCTCCGCTTCCCGCTCCCCGAGGAATGGGGCATCGACCTCTACCTCAAGGACGAGTCCACCCACCCCACCGGCAGCCTCAAGCACCGCCTCGCCCGCTCGCTCTTCCTCTACGGCCTCTGCAACGGCTGGGTCCGGCGCGGCAAGCCGGTCATCGAGGCCTCCAGCGGTTCCACGGCGATCTCGGAGGCGTACTTCGCCCAGCTCATCGGCGTGCCCTTCATCGCGGTGATGCCTCGCACGACCAGCCCCGAGAAGCAGCGCCTCATCGAGTTCCAGGGCGGTCGCTGCCACCTCGTGGACGACCCGCGCACCGTGTACGAGGTCTCCGCCCGCCTGGCGGAGGAGACCGGCGGCCACTACATGGACCAGTTCACCTACGCCGAGCGGGCCACCGACTGGCGCGGCAACAACAACATCGCCGAGTCCATCTACCAGCAGCTCCGCAAGGAACGGCACCCCTGCCCGGCCTGGATCGTCGCCACCGCCGGGACCGGCGGCACCTCTGCCACCATCGCCCGCTATGTGCACTACATGCAGCACGACACCCTGGTCTGCGTCCCCGACCCCGAGAACTCCTGCTTCTTCGACGGCTGGCTCAGCGGCGACCCCGACGTCCGCTGTGACCGGGGCTCGCGCATCGAGGGCATCGGCCGCCCCCGCATCGAGCCCAGCTTCGTGCCCGGCGCGATCGACCGCATGATGAAGGTCCCCGACGCCGCCTCGGTCGCCGCCGTCCGCGCCCTGGACCGGGTCATGGGACGCAAGGCGGGCGGCTCGACCGGCACCGGGCTGTGGAGCGCCTTCAAGATCATCGCCGAGATGGCCGAGGCGGGCCGCACCGGCAGCGTCGTCGCCCTGATCTGCGACCCCGGCGAGCGCTACCTCGACAAGTACTACTCCGACACCTGGCTCGCCGAACAGGGCCTGGACATCACGCCGTACGAGACCGTGATCGAGACCTTCCTCGCCAAGGGCACCTGGCCGGCGTAGGGCGTTGGGCCCAGGCTCCACGTCCTTGAGGCCGTTCCATCCTGTTACACGGCGGTCGCCCACAGTTCGTGTGAATACCGCCTTCCGGTCCACGTACCGCCCCTAACGTCCGTACATGACGACGTTTCAGGTGCGGTCGGCCCCGCCGGTCCTCACGCCGGTCCTCCCGCCGGCCGATGCGCGGGTACGGCAGCCCGTCCGGCTCGGCCTCCAGACCGCCGCCGCGCTGCTGGCCCTGGCCGCCCTCTGCGTCGGCGCGATCCTGGGCTCCCTGTCGGTGCGCTCGGACGCAGCCGCCCTGCGCGTCTCCGTCGCCGACCGTGCCGCCGTCGCCGCCGACCTGCGCTTCGCCCTCGCCGACCTGGACGCCCAGCGGGCCGACCAGCTTGTCCCCGGTCACGCCGCCGACGACCCCGGCGTCTCGGTCGGCAACCGCCTGCTCGCCCTCATCACCGCCCAGCAGCGCCGCCGCGAGATCAGCGCCGCCCTGCGGCAGCTCGGCTCCGACACCACGCAGACGGATCGAGTACGTTCCCTGCTCGACGCCCTCGGCCGCTACGACGACGCCGGTGGCCGCACCGCGTACGTGGACGAACAGCAGCCCGACCGCGCCGCCGGCCACCCGCCCGCCATCGCCGTCGCGTTCTCCGCCGAGGCCGGCGACATCATGCACAACGACCTGCTGCCCCAGGCCACCGCCCTGTCCCGCGCCTACGACGCCCAGGCCACCGCGGCCGCCCACACCGCCCATACCGCCGCCGTCCGTTCGCTCTGGACCGTCATCCTCCTCGGCGCCCTGGCCCTGGCCGTCCTCCTGTGGTGGCAGGCCGAACTCGCCCGTCGCTACCGCCGCCTGCTCAACCCGGGCCTCGCTCTCGCCACCGCCGCCGTCCTCGCCGTCACCCTCGCCGGCGCCGTCTCCTTCCACTCCGCCGCCACCGACCTCGACACCTCCGTCCGCGAAGGCCTCCGCCCCTGGTCACGCCTCGCCGAAGCCCGCGCCGTCGCCGCCGACGCAGCCGCCGCCCAGAGCCGCTGGCTCGTCACCGACCCCGGCGCCGCCGCCCAGCAGCGCACCCGCTTCACCGCCCTGACCCGCCGCCTGGACACCCTCCTCGCGCCCTCCGGCTACGCCACCCCCGCCGAACTCCCCGCGTACGCCGACGTCCGCACCCGCTACGGCCACTTCCTCGCCGACGACCGCCACCTCCGCCGCCTCATCGCCGCCGGCCGCCTCGACGAAGCGGCCGCCGTCCTCACCAACGTCGCCCGGGACAACGTCGCCTTCGACTTCTGGGACTTCGCCACCACCCTCACCCAACTCGCCGCCCAGCAGCGCTCCGACGCCACCGACGCCGCCTCCACCGCCCGCTCCGCCCTCGACGGCTGGCCCGCGATCCCCGCCGGCGTCCTTGGCGCGTCGGCGCTGCTGGTCCTGGCGGGCGTTCGCCCGCGCCTCGCGGAATACCGGTGAGTCACAGATACCCGGCTGTGCTGACGGTCTGATTCCGCTTGAATGCGCACCGCTGCCACGACCCCCGGTAAATATGGGTAATACACGGATCAAATTCCATATTTCAGAGGTGACATGGATCACTCGACCAATCCGGTTCTCATAAAGCCCTTGTAAAGGGATGGTGCTCGCCGTTACAACTTCCCCTCACGCTTGATCCTTTTCTGTGGGGGACTTTCTCGTGCGCGCTTGGCGTTCGGTGGCTGTGGTTGTCGCGATGTCCATGGCTGTGCTGTGCGGCGCAGAAGGCGCCGCGGCCGCAGCGCAGTGGGCCGCTGAGGCGACGGCCGCCGGGGAACTCCCCGAGCAGGCGTCCGGAAGCGCTGACGGCCTCAGTCATGAGGCCGGTGCCGGTGCGACAGACGCCAGTGCCACCGGGGGGCGCGACGGCGCGCTGACAGGTACGGGTGAACTTCCACTGGACACAGGTGTGTCGGGCGGGGCCTCCTACAAGTCCGCAGCTCAGGCGGAGACCGAGGCGGCGCAGGCGGTCACGGTGCCGGAGACGGCGGAAGTCAAGGGCTTCGACGAGAAGACCAGCAAGGAGGTCGAAGGCGAGCGCGGTGTCCAGCAGCGCGTATTCGAGAACGCCGACGGCACCTACACCACGCGCTATTACAACGAGCCCGTGAACTTCGAGGCCGCCGACGGTAGTTGGCGGTCCATCGATACCACCCTGGTGACGCGAACCTCGGGCGGCTCGCTGGGACGCTCGGTGTCGACCTCCGACAGCGGATGGACGACCCAGTCCGGTGAAGCCCCGGCGAGCTTCTCCTCCTACGCGGACACCGCGCCGCTCGCCC is part of the Streptomyces sp. NBC_01262 genome and harbors:
- a CDS encoding PLP-dependent cysteine synthase family protein; its protein translation is MEQTENGDCTSTSTALPVAVATVDVNRADPDYRAWLKEAVRKVQADANRSADTHLLRFPLPEEWGIDLYLKDESTHPTGSLKHRLARSLFLYGLCNGWVRRGKPVIEASSGSTAISEAYFAQLIGVPFIAVMPRTTSPEKQRLIEFQGGRCHLVDDPRTVYEVSARLAEETGGHYMDQFTYAERATDWRGNNNIAESIYQQLRKERHPCPAWIVATAGTGGTSATIARYVHYMQHDTLVCVPDPENSCFFDGWLSGDPDVRCDRGSRIEGIGRPRIEPSFVPGAIDRMMKVPDAASVAAVRALDRVMGRKAGGSTGTGLWSAFKIIAEMAEAGRTGSVVALICDPGERYLDKYYSDTWLAEQGLDITPYETVIETFLAKGTWPA